A genomic stretch from Gallus gallus isolate bGalGal1 chromosome 13, bGalGal1.mat.broiler.GRCg7b, whole genome shotgun sequence includes:
- the MATR3 gene encoding matrin-3 isoform X4 produces MGGRGPGQEWNHHINGATHGRRCQLLLEIYPEWNPDSDSGHGMGDPFMLQQSTNPAPGILGPPPPPFHLGGPPVGPRGAGNGNMQGPRHMQKGRVETSRVVHIMDFQRGKNLRYQLLQLVEPFGIITNHLILNKINEAFIEMSTTEDAQAAVEYYSTTPALVFGKPVRVHLSQKYKRIKKPEGKPDQKTEAPKPELGRVIHLSNLPHSGYSDNAVLKLAEPYGKIKNYILMRMKSQAFIEMETREDALAMVEHCANKALWFQGRCVKVDLSEKYKKLVLRIPNKGVELLKKDKTRKRTYSPDSKDSPSDKKSKTDATQKPESGTVEDKAKEEKQDDTAEPSGTKSSEQADQDEPSLLLESEDELLVDEEEAAALLESGSSAGDDADVANLTDVTTEEKKDPADDVTVKTEGNVVANPATKKKLKKRYVGGFPRSMEGFVTLDEVGDEEDSDHQKLRKSGLAVKPAGKNDDSLAEIKVDKIEEPEQENETLENGTKTEDNLKAEAVEASDTTAAQDPEKNAHENIDTQDEQETKSVQEKALIPDEFRIGPYQPNVPVGVNYVVPKTGFYCKLCSLFYTNEDVAKKTHCSSLPHYQKLKKILDKMAEDYRQKKEA; encoded by the exons ATGGGCGGCCGCGGCCCGGGGCAG GAGTGGAATCACCATATCAATGGAGCGACTCATGGCCGACGCTGTCAGCTGCTGCTTGAAAT atatCCAGAATGGAACCCTGACAGTGATTCAGGACATGGAAT gGGCGATCCCTTTATGTTGCAGCAGTCCACAAACCCTGCACCAGGAATTCTGGGACCCCCACCACCTCCATTCCACCTGGGAGGGCCTCCTGTTGGGCCAAGAG GAGCTGGAAATGGCAACATGCAAGGACCGAGACACATGCAGAAGGGCAGAGTG GAAACAAGCAGAGTTGTTCACATCATGGATTTCCAGAGAGGGAAGAACTTGAGATATCAATTGCTTCAGCTTGTTGAACCATTTGGAATAATTACAAATCACTTGATTCTAAACAAAATCAATGAG GCATTTATTGAAATGTCAACCACTGAAGACGCTCAGGCTGCAGTAGAGTACTATTCAACAACACCTGCACTGGTATTTGGTAAACCAGTCAGAGTCCACCTGTCGCAGAAATACAAAAGGATAAAg AAACCTGAAGGTAAACCTGACCAAAAAACAGAGGCACCAAAACCAGAACTTGGTCGTGTGATTCACCTCAGCAATTTACCTCATTCGGGGTACTCTGATAACGCCGTGCTCAAGCTGGCTGAACCATATGGAAAAATTAAGAACTACATACTCATGAGGATGAAGAGCCAG GCTTTCATTGAAATGGAGACCAGAGAAGATGCTCTAGCCATGGTTGAACATTGTGCCAACAAAGCTCTTTGGTTCCAAGGCAGATGTGTGAAAGTGGATCTATctgaaaaatacaagaaattgGTGTTGAGG atTCCAAACAAAGGAGTTGAACTTCTGAAAAAGGATAAAACTAG aaagagaaCATATTCTCCAGACAGTAAAGACTCTCCAAGTGATAAGAAGTCTAAGACTGATGCTACTCAGAAGCCTGAAAGTGGCACTGTAGAAGATAAAGCAAAAGAGGAGAAGCAAGATGATACTGCTGAGCCATCGGGCACTAAAAGCAGCGAGCAGGCAGACCAAGATGAGCCTAGTTTACTCCTTGAATCTGAAGATGAGCTCCTAGTGGatgaggaggaagcagcagcactgctggaaagTGGCAGCTCAGCAGGAGATGATGCAGATGTTGCCAATTTAACTGATGTgactactgaagaaaaaaaggaccCAGCTGATGATGTGACCGTAAAAACCGAGGGAAATGTTGTGGCCAATccagcaacaaagaaaaaacttaAAAAG CGATACGTGGGTGGCTTTCCACGGAGCATGGAAGGCTTTGTCACTCTAGATGAGGTTGGTGATGAAGAAGACTCAGATCATCAGAAACTTCGGAAGTCGGGTTTGGCAGTAAAACCTGCTGGCAAAAATGATGATAGTTTGGCAGAAATCAAAGTAGACAAGATTgaggagccagagcaggaaaatgaaacGTTAGAAAATGGTACCAAGACTGAAGATAATCTGAAGGCTGAAGCTGTTGAAGCTTCCGacaccacagcagcacaagaTCCTGAGAAAAATGCCCATGAAAATATAGACACCCAGGATGAACAGGAAACAAAGAGTGTCCAAGAGAAAGCTCTTATTCCAGATGAATTTAGGATTGGGCCATACCAGCCAAATGTTCCTGTTG GTGTGAATTATGTGGTACCCAAAACAGGGTTTTATTGCAAATTGTGTTCCCTGTTCTACACAAATGAAGATGTTGCAAAAAAGACCCATTGCAGCAGCCTTCCTCATTATCAAAAGTTGAAG aaaattCTGGATAAAATGGCAGAAGACTacaggcaaaagaaagaagcataa
- the MATR3 gene encoding matrin-3 isoform X1, whose translation MSKSFQQSSLSRDSQGHGRELSAGIGLLAAATQSLNMPASLGRMNQGTARLASLMNLGMSSSLNQQGSHSALSSGSTSSHNLQSIFNIGSRGPLPLSSQHRGDADQATNILASFGLSARDLDELSRYPEDKITPENLPQILLQLKRRRAEEGYGRDGRSSTREPPYRVPRDDWEEKRHFRRDSFDDRGPSLNPVVDYDHGSRSQESGYYDRMDYEDDRLRDGERCRDESFYGETSHNYHKFDSEYDRMGRGPGPERSLFEKKRGAPPNSNIEDFHGFLPKGYPHLCSICDMPVHSNKEWNHHINGATHGRRCQLLLEIYPEWNPDSDSGHGMGDPFMLQQSTNPAPGILGPPPPPFHLGGPPVGPRGAGNGNMQGPRHMQKGRVETSRVVHIMDFQRGKNLRYQLLQLVEPFGIITNHLILNKINEAFIEMSTTEDAQAAVEYYSTTPALVFGKPVRVHLSQKYKRIKKPEGKPDQKTEAPKPELGRVIHLSNLPHSGYSDNAVLKLAEPYGKIKNYILMRMKSQAFIEMETREDALAMVEHCANKALWFQGRCVKVDLSEKYKKLVLRIPNKGVELLKKDKTRKRTYSPDSKDSPSDKKSKTDATQKPESGTVEDKAKEEKQDDTAEPSGTKSSEQADQDEPSLLLESEDELLVDEEEAAALLESGSSAGDDADVANLTDVTTEEKKDPADDVTVKTEGNVVANPATKKKLKKRYVGGFPRSMEGFVTLDEVGDEEDSDHQKLRKSGLAVKPAGKNDDSLAEIKVDKIEEPEQENETLENGTKTEDNLKAEAVEASDTTAAQDPEKNAHENIDTQDEQETKSVQEKALIPDEFRIGPYQPNVPVGVNYVVPKTGFYCKLCSLFYTNEDVAKKTHCSSLPHYQKLKKILDKMAEDYRQKKEA comes from the exons ATGTCCAAGTCATTCCAGCAGTCATCTCTGAGTAGGGATTCACAAGGTCATGGGCGTGAGCTCTCTGCAGGAATAGGCCTTCTTGCTGCTGCTACCCAGTCTTTAAATATGCCAGCATCTCTTGGAAGGATGAACCAGGGTACTGCACGCCTTGCTAGCTTAATGAATCTTGGAATGAGTTCTTCATTGAACCAACAAGGATCTCATAGTGCACTGTCTTCTGGTAGTACCTCTTCCCATAATTTGCAGTCTATATTTAACATTGGAAGTAGAGGTCCGCTCCCTTTGTCTTCTCAGCACCGTGGAGATGCAGACCAGGCCACTAATATTTTGGCCAGCTTTGGTCTGTCTGCTAGAGACTTAGATGAACTGAGTCGCTATCCCGAGGACAAGATTACTCCTGAAAACTTGCCTCAGATCCTTCTACAACTTAAAAGGAGGAGAGCTGAAGAAGGTTATGGTAGAGATGGCAGATCATCCACACGGGAACCACCGTACAGAGTACCTAGGGAtgattgggaagaaaaaaggcattttagaAGAGATAGCTTTGATGATCGTGGTCCTAGTCTCAACCCGGTAGTTGACTATGACCATGGAAGTCGTTCTCAAGAATCTGGTTATTATGACAGAATGGATTATGAAGATGACAGATTGAGAGATGGAGAAAGGTGTAGGGATGAATCTTTCTATGGTGAGACTTCGCATAACTATCATAAATTTGACAGTGAGTATGACAGAATGGGTCGTGGCCCTGGTCCCGAGAGATCTCTCTTTGAGAAAAAGAGAGGTGCTCCTCCAAATAGCAATATTGAAGACTTCCATGGATTCTTACCGAAGGGTTATCCCCATCTGTGCTCTATATGTGATATGCCAGTTCATTCTAATAAG GAGTGGAATCACCATATCAATGGAGCGACTCATGGCCGACGCTGTCAGCTGCTGCTTGAAAT atatCCAGAATGGAACCCTGACAGTGATTCAGGACATGGAAT gGGCGATCCCTTTATGTTGCAGCAGTCCACAAACCCTGCACCAGGAATTCTGGGACCCCCACCACCTCCATTCCACCTGGGAGGGCCTCCTGTTGGGCCAAGAG GAGCTGGAAATGGCAACATGCAAGGACCGAGACACATGCAGAAGGGCAGAGTG GAAACAAGCAGAGTTGTTCACATCATGGATTTCCAGAGAGGGAAGAACTTGAGATATCAATTGCTTCAGCTTGTTGAACCATTTGGAATAATTACAAATCACTTGATTCTAAACAAAATCAATGAG GCATTTATTGAAATGTCAACCACTGAAGACGCTCAGGCTGCAGTAGAGTACTATTCAACAACACCTGCACTGGTATTTGGTAAACCAGTCAGAGTCCACCTGTCGCAGAAATACAAAAGGATAAAg AAACCTGAAGGTAAACCTGACCAAAAAACAGAGGCACCAAAACCAGAACTTGGTCGTGTGATTCACCTCAGCAATTTACCTCATTCGGGGTACTCTGATAACGCCGTGCTCAAGCTGGCTGAACCATATGGAAAAATTAAGAACTACATACTCATGAGGATGAAGAGCCAG GCTTTCATTGAAATGGAGACCAGAGAAGATGCTCTAGCCATGGTTGAACATTGTGCCAACAAAGCTCTTTGGTTCCAAGGCAGATGTGTGAAAGTGGATCTATctgaaaaatacaagaaattgGTGTTGAGG atTCCAAACAAAGGAGTTGAACTTCTGAAAAAGGATAAAACTAG aaagagaaCATATTCTCCAGACAGTAAAGACTCTCCAAGTGATAAGAAGTCTAAGACTGATGCTACTCAGAAGCCTGAAAGTGGCACTGTAGAAGATAAAGCAAAAGAGGAGAAGCAAGATGATACTGCTGAGCCATCGGGCACTAAAAGCAGCGAGCAGGCAGACCAAGATGAGCCTAGTTTACTCCTTGAATCTGAAGATGAGCTCCTAGTGGatgaggaggaagcagcagcactgctggaaagTGGCAGCTCAGCAGGAGATGATGCAGATGTTGCCAATTTAACTGATGTgactactgaagaaaaaaaggaccCAGCTGATGATGTGACCGTAAAAACCGAGGGAAATGTTGTGGCCAATccagcaacaaagaaaaaacttaAAAAG CGATACGTGGGTGGCTTTCCACGGAGCATGGAAGGCTTTGTCACTCTAGATGAGGTTGGTGATGAAGAAGACTCAGATCATCAGAAACTTCGGAAGTCGGGTTTGGCAGTAAAACCTGCTGGCAAAAATGATGATAGTTTGGCAGAAATCAAAGTAGACAAGATTgaggagccagagcaggaaaatgaaacGTTAGAAAATGGTACCAAGACTGAAGATAATCTGAAGGCTGAAGCTGTTGAAGCTTCCGacaccacagcagcacaagaTCCTGAGAAAAATGCCCATGAAAATATAGACACCCAGGATGAACAGGAAACAAAGAGTGTCCAAGAGAAAGCTCTTATTCCAGATGAATTTAGGATTGGGCCATACCAGCCAAATGTTCCTGTTG GTGTGAATTATGTGGTACCCAAAACAGGGTTTTATTGCAAATTGTGTTCCCTGTTCTACACAAATGAAGATGTTGCAAAAAAGACCCATTGCAGCAGCCTTCCTCATTATCAAAAGTTGAAG aaaattCTGGATAAAATGGCAGAAGACTacaggcaaaagaaagaagcataa
- the MATR3 gene encoding matrin-3 isoform X3 — translation MGGRGPGQVTAARGAEGGGGRARTRSPAAGGGEARGQAPPRRQRAAMRRGPAERRRSRESSEWNHHINGATHGRRCQLLLEIYPEWNPDSDSGHGMGDPFMLQQSTNPAPGILGPPPPPFHLGGPPVGPRGAGNGNMQGPRHMQKGRVETSRVVHIMDFQRGKNLRYQLLQLVEPFGIITNHLILNKINEAFIEMSTTEDAQAAVEYYSTTPALVFGKPVRVHLSQKYKRIKKPEGKPDQKTEAPKPELGRVIHLSNLPHSGYSDNAVLKLAEPYGKIKNYILMRMKSQAFIEMETREDALAMVEHCANKALWFQGRCVKVDLSEKYKKLVLRIPNKGVELLKKDKTRKRTYSPDSKDSPSDKKSKTDATQKPESGTVEDKAKEEKQDDTAEPSGTKSSEQADQDEPSLLLESEDELLVDEEEAAALLESGSSAGDDADVANLTDVTTEEKKDPADDVTVKTEGNVVANPATKKKLKKRYVGGFPRSMEGFVTLDEVGDEEDSDHQKLRKSGLAVKPAGKNDDSLAEIKVDKIEEPEQENETLENGTKTEDNLKAEAVEASDTTAAQDPEKNAHENIDTQDEQETKSVQEKALIPDEFRIGPYQPNVPVGVNYVVPKTGFYCKLCSLFYTNEDVAKKTHCSSLPHYQKLKKILDKMAEDYRQKKEA, via the exons ATGGGCGGCCGCGGCCCGGGGCAGGTAACGGCGGCGCGCGGGGCTGAGGGAGGCGGAGGGCGGGCGCGAacccgcagccccgcggccgGGGGCGGAGAGGCGCGCGGCCAAGCCCCGCCCCGGCGGCAGCGCGCGGCCATGAGGCGAGGaccggcggagcggcggcgctCTCGCGAGAGCTCG GAGTGGAATCACCATATCAATGGAGCGACTCATGGCCGACGCTGTCAGCTGCTGCTTGAAAT atatCCAGAATGGAACCCTGACAGTGATTCAGGACATGGAAT gGGCGATCCCTTTATGTTGCAGCAGTCCACAAACCCTGCACCAGGAATTCTGGGACCCCCACCACCTCCATTCCACCTGGGAGGGCCTCCTGTTGGGCCAAGAG GAGCTGGAAATGGCAACATGCAAGGACCGAGACACATGCAGAAGGGCAGAGTG GAAACAAGCAGAGTTGTTCACATCATGGATTTCCAGAGAGGGAAGAACTTGAGATATCAATTGCTTCAGCTTGTTGAACCATTTGGAATAATTACAAATCACTTGATTCTAAACAAAATCAATGAG GCATTTATTGAAATGTCAACCACTGAAGACGCTCAGGCTGCAGTAGAGTACTATTCAACAACACCTGCACTGGTATTTGGTAAACCAGTCAGAGTCCACCTGTCGCAGAAATACAAAAGGATAAAg AAACCTGAAGGTAAACCTGACCAAAAAACAGAGGCACCAAAACCAGAACTTGGTCGTGTGATTCACCTCAGCAATTTACCTCATTCGGGGTACTCTGATAACGCCGTGCTCAAGCTGGCTGAACCATATGGAAAAATTAAGAACTACATACTCATGAGGATGAAGAGCCAG GCTTTCATTGAAATGGAGACCAGAGAAGATGCTCTAGCCATGGTTGAACATTGTGCCAACAAAGCTCTTTGGTTCCAAGGCAGATGTGTGAAAGTGGATCTATctgaaaaatacaagaaattgGTGTTGAGG atTCCAAACAAAGGAGTTGAACTTCTGAAAAAGGATAAAACTAG aaagagaaCATATTCTCCAGACAGTAAAGACTCTCCAAGTGATAAGAAGTCTAAGACTGATGCTACTCAGAAGCCTGAAAGTGGCACTGTAGAAGATAAAGCAAAAGAGGAGAAGCAAGATGATACTGCTGAGCCATCGGGCACTAAAAGCAGCGAGCAGGCAGACCAAGATGAGCCTAGTTTACTCCTTGAATCTGAAGATGAGCTCCTAGTGGatgaggaggaagcagcagcactgctggaaagTGGCAGCTCAGCAGGAGATGATGCAGATGTTGCCAATTTAACTGATGTgactactgaagaaaaaaaggaccCAGCTGATGATGTGACCGTAAAAACCGAGGGAAATGTTGTGGCCAATccagcaacaaagaaaaaacttaAAAAG CGATACGTGGGTGGCTTTCCACGGAGCATGGAAGGCTTTGTCACTCTAGATGAGGTTGGTGATGAAGAAGACTCAGATCATCAGAAACTTCGGAAGTCGGGTTTGGCAGTAAAACCTGCTGGCAAAAATGATGATAGTTTGGCAGAAATCAAAGTAGACAAGATTgaggagccagagcaggaaaatgaaacGTTAGAAAATGGTACCAAGACTGAAGATAATCTGAAGGCTGAAGCTGTTGAAGCTTCCGacaccacagcagcacaagaTCCTGAGAAAAATGCCCATGAAAATATAGACACCCAGGATGAACAGGAAACAAAGAGTGTCCAAGAGAAAGCTCTTATTCCAGATGAATTTAGGATTGGGCCATACCAGCCAAATGTTCCTGTTG GTGTGAATTATGTGGTACCCAAAACAGGGTTTTATTGCAAATTGTGTTCCCTGTTCTACACAAATGAAGATGTTGCAAAAAAGACCCATTGCAGCAGCCTTCCTCATTATCAAAAGTTGAAG aaaattCTGGATAAAATGGCAGAAGACTacaggcaaaagaaagaagcataa
- the MATR3 gene encoding matrin-3 isoform X7: MGDPFMLQQSTNPAPGILGPPPPPFHLGGPPVGPRGAGNGNMQGPRHMQKGRVETSRVVHIMDFQRGKNLRYQLLQLVEPFGIITNHLILNKINEAFIEMSTTEDAQAAVEYYSTTPALVFGKPVRVHLSQKYKRIKKPEGKPDQKTEAPKPELGRVIHLSNLPHSGYSDNAVLKLAEPYGKIKNYILMRMKSQAFIEMETREDALAMVEHCANKALWFQGRCVKVDLSEKYKKLVLRIPNKGVELLKKDKTRKRTYSPDSKDSPSDKKSKTDATQKPESGTVEDKAKEEKQDDTAEPSGTKSSEQADQDEPSLLLESEDELLVDEEEAAALLESGSSAGDDADVANLTDVTTEEKKDPADDVTVKTEGNVVANPATKKKLKKRYVGGFPRSMEGFVTLDEVGDEEDSDHQKLRKSGLAVKPAGKNDDSLAEIKVDKIEEPEQENETLENGTKTEDNLKAEAVEASDTTAAQDPEKNAHENIDTQDEQETKSVQEKALIPDEFRIGPYQPNVPVGVNYVVPKTGFYCKLCSLFYTNEDVAKKTHCSSLPHYQKLKKILDKMAEDYRQKKEA, from the exons AT gGGCGATCCCTTTATGTTGCAGCAGTCCACAAACCCTGCACCAGGAATTCTGGGACCCCCACCACCTCCATTCCACCTGGGAGGGCCTCCTGTTGGGCCAAGAG GAGCTGGAAATGGCAACATGCAAGGACCGAGACACATGCAGAAGGGCAGAGTG GAAACAAGCAGAGTTGTTCACATCATGGATTTCCAGAGAGGGAAGAACTTGAGATATCAATTGCTTCAGCTTGTTGAACCATTTGGAATAATTACAAATCACTTGATTCTAAACAAAATCAATGAG GCATTTATTGAAATGTCAACCACTGAAGACGCTCAGGCTGCAGTAGAGTACTATTCAACAACACCTGCACTGGTATTTGGTAAACCAGTCAGAGTCCACCTGTCGCAGAAATACAAAAGGATAAAg AAACCTGAAGGTAAACCTGACCAAAAAACAGAGGCACCAAAACCAGAACTTGGTCGTGTGATTCACCTCAGCAATTTACCTCATTCGGGGTACTCTGATAACGCCGTGCTCAAGCTGGCTGAACCATATGGAAAAATTAAGAACTACATACTCATGAGGATGAAGAGCCAG GCTTTCATTGAAATGGAGACCAGAGAAGATGCTCTAGCCATGGTTGAACATTGTGCCAACAAAGCTCTTTGGTTCCAAGGCAGATGTGTGAAAGTGGATCTATctgaaaaatacaagaaattgGTGTTGAGG atTCCAAACAAAGGAGTTGAACTTCTGAAAAAGGATAAAACTAG aaagagaaCATATTCTCCAGACAGTAAAGACTCTCCAAGTGATAAGAAGTCTAAGACTGATGCTACTCAGAAGCCTGAAAGTGGCACTGTAGAAGATAAAGCAAAAGAGGAGAAGCAAGATGATACTGCTGAGCCATCGGGCACTAAAAGCAGCGAGCAGGCAGACCAAGATGAGCCTAGTTTACTCCTTGAATCTGAAGATGAGCTCCTAGTGGatgaggaggaagcagcagcactgctggaaagTGGCAGCTCAGCAGGAGATGATGCAGATGTTGCCAATTTAACTGATGTgactactgaagaaaaaaaggaccCAGCTGATGATGTGACCGTAAAAACCGAGGGAAATGTTGTGGCCAATccagcaacaaagaaaaaacttaAAAAG CGATACGTGGGTGGCTTTCCACGGAGCATGGAAGGCTTTGTCACTCTAGATGAGGTTGGTGATGAAGAAGACTCAGATCATCAGAAACTTCGGAAGTCGGGTTTGGCAGTAAAACCTGCTGGCAAAAATGATGATAGTTTGGCAGAAATCAAAGTAGACAAGATTgaggagccagagcaggaaaatgaaacGTTAGAAAATGGTACCAAGACTGAAGATAATCTGAAGGCTGAAGCTGTTGAAGCTTCCGacaccacagcagcacaagaTCCTGAGAAAAATGCCCATGAAAATATAGACACCCAGGATGAACAGGAAACAAAGAGTGTCCAAGAGAAAGCTCTTATTCCAGATGAATTTAGGATTGGGCCATACCAGCCAAATGTTCCTGTTG GTGTGAATTATGTGGTACCCAAAACAGGGTTTTATTGCAAATTGTGTTCCCTGTTCTACACAAATGAAGATGTTGCAAAAAAGACCCATTGCAGCAGCCTTCCTCATTATCAAAAGTTGAAG aaaattCTGGATAAAATGGCAGAAGACTacaggcaaaagaaagaagcataa
- the MATR3 gene encoding matrin-3 isoform X5 — MGGRGPGQVTAARGAEGGGGRARTRSPAAGGGEARGQAPPRRQRAAMRRGPAERRRSRESSVSGLRLSRDPARRRLPQPGHIPTGGAGRPAPASGAEQRGGRREWNHHINGATHGRRCQLLLEIYPEWNPDSDSGHGMGDPFMLQQSTNPAPGILGPPPPPFHLGGPPVGPRGAGNGNMQGPRHMQKGRVETSRVVHIMDFQRGKNLRYQLLQLVEPFGIITNHLILNKINEAFIEMSTTEDAQAAVEYYSTTPALVFGKPVRVHLSQKYKRIKKPEGKPDQKTEAPKPELGRVIHLSNLPHSGYSDNAVLKLAEPYGKIKNYILMRMKSQAFIEMETREDALAMVEHCANKALWFQGRCVKVDLSEKYKKLVLRIPNKGVELLKKDKTRKRTYSPDSKDSPSDKKSKTDATQKPESGTVEDKAKEEKQDDTAEPSGTKSSEQADQDEPSLLLESEDELLVDEEEAAALLESGSSAGDDADVANLTDVTTEEKKDPADDVTVKTEGNVVANPATKKKLKKRYVGGFPRSMEGFVTLDEVGDEEDSDHQKLRKSGLAVKPAGKNDDSLAEIKVDKIEEPEQENETLENGTKTEDNLKAEAVEASDTTAAQDPEKNAHENIDTQDEQETKSVQEKALIPDEFRIGPYQPNVPVGVNYVVPKTGFYCKLCSLFYTNEDVAKKTHCSSLPHYQKLKKILDKMAEDYRQKKEA, encoded by the exons ATGGGCGGCCGCGGCCCGGGGCAGGTAACGGCGGCGCGCGGGGCTGAGGGAGGCGGAGGGCGGGCGCGAacccgcagccccgcggccgGGGGCGGAGAGGCGCGCGGCCAAGCCCCGCCCCGGCGGCAGCGCGCGGCCATGAGGCGAGGaccggcggagcggcggcgctCTCGCGAGAGCTCGGTGAGCGGCCTCCGCCTCTCGCGAGACCCGGCCCGGCGGCGCCTCCCTCAGCCCGGCCACATCCCCAcaggcggagcggggcggccgGCGCCGGCGAGCGGAGCGGAGCAGCGGGGCGGCCGCCGG GAGTGGAATCACCATATCAATGGAGCGACTCATGGCCGACGCTGTCAGCTGCTGCTTGAAAT atatCCAGAATGGAACCCTGACAGTGATTCAGGACATGGAAT gGGCGATCCCTTTATGTTGCAGCAGTCCACAAACCCTGCACCAGGAATTCTGGGACCCCCACCACCTCCATTCCACCTGGGAGGGCCTCCTGTTGGGCCAAGAG GAGCTGGAAATGGCAACATGCAAGGACCGAGACACATGCAGAAGGGCAGAGTG GAAACAAGCAGAGTTGTTCACATCATGGATTTCCAGAGAGGGAAGAACTTGAGATATCAATTGCTTCAGCTTGTTGAACCATTTGGAATAATTACAAATCACTTGATTCTAAACAAAATCAATGAG GCATTTATTGAAATGTCAACCACTGAAGACGCTCAGGCTGCAGTAGAGTACTATTCAACAACACCTGCACTGGTATTTGGTAAACCAGTCAGAGTCCACCTGTCGCAGAAATACAAAAGGATAAAg AAACCTGAAGGTAAACCTGACCAAAAAACAGAGGCACCAAAACCAGAACTTGGTCGTGTGATTCACCTCAGCAATTTACCTCATTCGGGGTACTCTGATAACGCCGTGCTCAAGCTGGCTGAACCATATGGAAAAATTAAGAACTACATACTCATGAGGATGAAGAGCCAG GCTTTCATTGAAATGGAGACCAGAGAAGATGCTCTAGCCATGGTTGAACATTGTGCCAACAAAGCTCTTTGGTTCCAAGGCAGATGTGTGAAAGTGGATCTATctgaaaaatacaagaaattgGTGTTGAGG atTCCAAACAAAGGAGTTGAACTTCTGAAAAAGGATAAAACTAG aaagagaaCATATTCTCCAGACAGTAAAGACTCTCCAAGTGATAAGAAGTCTAAGACTGATGCTACTCAGAAGCCTGAAAGTGGCACTGTAGAAGATAAAGCAAAAGAGGAGAAGCAAGATGATACTGCTGAGCCATCGGGCACTAAAAGCAGCGAGCAGGCAGACCAAGATGAGCCTAGTTTACTCCTTGAATCTGAAGATGAGCTCCTAGTGGatgaggaggaagcagcagcactgctggaaagTGGCAGCTCAGCAGGAGATGATGCAGATGTTGCCAATTTAACTGATGTgactactgaagaaaaaaaggaccCAGCTGATGATGTGACCGTAAAAACCGAGGGAAATGTTGTGGCCAATccagcaacaaagaaaaaacttaAAAAG CGATACGTGGGTGGCTTTCCACGGAGCATGGAAGGCTTTGTCACTCTAGATGAGGTTGGTGATGAAGAAGACTCAGATCATCAGAAACTTCGGAAGTCGGGTTTGGCAGTAAAACCTGCTGGCAAAAATGATGATAGTTTGGCAGAAATCAAAGTAGACAAGATTgaggagccagagcaggaaaatgaaacGTTAGAAAATGGTACCAAGACTGAAGATAATCTGAAGGCTGAAGCTGTTGAAGCTTCCGacaccacagcagcacaagaTCCTGAGAAAAATGCCCATGAAAATATAGACACCCAGGATGAACAGGAAACAAAGAGTGTCCAAGAGAAAGCTCTTATTCCAGATGAATTTAGGATTGGGCCATACCAGCCAAATGTTCCTGTTG GTGTGAATTATGTGGTACCCAAAACAGGGTTTTATTGCAAATTGTGTTCCCTGTTCTACACAAATGAAGATGTTGCAAAAAAGACCCATTGCAGCAGCCTTCCTCATTATCAAAAGTTGAAG aaaattCTGGATAAAATGGCAGAAGACTacaggcaaaagaaagaagcataa